One genomic window of Tenacibaculum tangerinum includes the following:
- a CDS encoding TrmH family RNA methyltransferase: MIDEGLLAYLEGYITEKRKETFHRVLNERTRHFTVVLEDIYQPHNASAVVRSCDIFGVQDVYAIENKFVNKVSRHVAKGSQKWLDIHRYKEDGDNTKTCLEELRAKGYQIIGTTPHTNSCMLADFDVTKKTAFVFGAEKDGISDAIKQEADGFLKIPMVGFTESLNISVAAAITLQDVTTRLKKTAVNWQLSAEEKKMLYFKWIQNTLKDPEKLIAHYYNRQ, translated from the coding sequence ATGATTGATGAAGGATTATTAGCGTATTTAGAAGGATACATTACAGAAAAAAGAAAAGAAACGTTTCACCGAGTTTTAAACGAACGAACACGTCATTTCACCGTAGTGTTAGAAGATATTTATCAGCCACACAATGCAAGTGCGGTGGTAAGAAGCTGCGATATTTTCGGAGTACAAGATGTATATGCGATTGAAAATAAATTCGTTAATAAAGTATCTAGGCATGTGGCAAAAGGAAGCCAGAAATGGTTAGACATTCATCGATATAAAGAAGATGGAGACAATACAAAAACTTGTTTAGAAGAATTACGAGCAAAAGGGTATCAAATTATAGGAACCACGCCACATACCAATTCTTGTATGTTAGCGGATTTTGACGTAACTAAAAAAACGGCGTTTGTTTTTGGTGCTGAAAAAGATGGAATTTCAGATGCTATCAAACAAGAAGCAGATGGATTTTTAAAAATTCCGATGGTAGGTTTTACCGAAAGTTTAAATATATCGGTAGCAGCGGCAATTACCCTACAAGATGTAACCACACGTTTAAAAAAAACAGCGGTCAACTGGCAACTTTCAGCAGAGGAAAAGAAGATGTTGTATTTTAAATGGATACAAAACACCCTTAAAGATCCAGAGAAACTCATAGCGCATTATTATAATAGACAGTAA